CAGAATCTTGTCGGCAAACGGATCCAGGAACTGCCCCAGACGCGAGGGGACCGCATAGGAACGCGCCAGCTTGCCGTCATAATAATCCGAAATCGCCGCGATCACGAAGACCACAAAAGCGCCCAACCGGCCGGCGAACGACTCGGAGAATAACAGAAACAACACCACAGGGGTGAGTACGATCCGGGCGATCGTAATGGCGTTCGGGACATTCTTCATGTACAACGGGCTACTGCTCATGGGCGGGAATATACGGTAACGCCGGCCGTTTTTCCTTGAGGACTTTCGTCAAAAATAACGGATCCTACTCAATGTTTGTATGGCGACACGATATATCGGGTCCCAACGTCTTCGCCGACTCTGTCAGCCGGCACGCCGCTGTTACACGCAGTAAGCCCTTTTTTCCGGTCGCGGGGCGGCCTGGTCTGACAGAGTGGCGCACTTTTTACAATGGCATCTTTCTTGATGAAACGCCCTCTGTGAAAAACAACTCCTCGGGCAGATTACGCAGGAGTGGGCGCGGGCCGATTGCGCAGACCGGTTGTACCATAGGTCGCGCGGGACGCAAACGCCGTAATCAGTCGCGTATCGTTCATCGATAGAAATCAACGGATACAATGGGTAAGACAATTGGAATCGATCTCGGCACGACGAACTCGGTAGTGGCCGTTATGGAAGGGGGTGAGCCGGTCGTCATCACGAATGCCGAGGGTGCGCGTACGACGCCGTCGGTCGTGGCATTTAAGACGGACGGGGAGCGGCTCGTCGGCGCGCCGGCAAAACGGCAGGCCATCACCAACCCCAAGAACACCCTGTTCTCCATCAAGCGCTTCATGGGCCGCATGTTCGGCGAAGTGACCGAGGAGATGAAGACCGTCCCCTACCAGGTCGTACAGGGTGAAGGCGGAACGGCGCGTGTCGATGTAAACGGACGCGTCTACACCCCACAGGAAATCTCGGCGATGGTGCTCCAAAAGCTGAAGCAGACCGCGGAAGATTACCTTGGCGAGAGCGTCACGGAAGCCGTCATTACCGTGCCGGCGTATTTTAACGACGCCCAGCGTAAGGCCACCAAGGAGGCAGGCGAAATAGCCGGCCTGAACGTGCGCCGCATCATCAACGAGCCCACCGCCGCCGCGCTGGCCTACGGCCTCGACAAGAAGGACACCGAGCGCGTCATCGCCGTGTACGACCTGGGCGGCGGCACGTACGACATCTCGATCCTGGAGCTCGGAGACGGCGTGTTCGAGGTAAAATCCACCAACGGCGACACACACCTGGGCGGGGACGACTTCGACCAGCGCCTGATCGACTACATCGCCGACGAATTCAAGAAGACGGAAGGGGTTGATCTCCGCAAGGACCCGATGGCCCTCCAGCGCCTCAAGGAGGCCTCGGAAAAAGCCAAAATCGAGCTCTCGAGCGGCGCGCAGACGACCATCAACCTGCCCTTTATCACGGCCACGCAGGACGGTCCGAAGCACCTGAACATGGAGCTACCCCGCGCCAAGTTCGAGCAGCTGGTGGACGACCTCGTCGACCGCACGATCCCGCCGATGGAGAAGGCGCTTCGCGACGCCGGCCTCAGCAAGAGCGAGATCCATGAAGTGATCCTCGTAGGTGGCTCGACGCGTATCCCGCTCGTCCAGCAGACGGTCGAGAAATTCTTCGGCAAAAAGCCCAACCGCTCGGTGAACCCGGACGAAGTCGTCGCCCTTGGCGCGGCCGTCCAGGGCGGCGTCCTCTCGGGCGACGTGAGCGACGTGCTCCTGCTCGACGTCACCCCGCTTAACCTGGGCATCGAAACCCTGGGTGGCGTGATGACAGTGCTTATCCCGGCAAACACGACCATCCCGACCCGCAAGAGCGAAGTGTTCTCTACGGCGTCGGACAGCCAGCCGAGCGTCGAGATCCACGTTCTCCAGGGCGACCGCGAGATCGCGGAAGGCAACCGGACGATCGGGCGATTCCACCTCGACGGCATCCCGCCGGCGCCCCGCGGCATCCCGCAGATCCAGGTCAGCTTCGACATCGACGCCGACGGGATCCTGAGCGTCGGCGCGAAGGACCAGTCGACCGGCAAGGAGCAGACGATTCGCATCGAGGCCTCCAGCGGTCTGTCGAAGGACGATATCGAGAAGATGCGCACCGACGCCCGCTCCCACGCCAACGAGGATAAGAAGCGCCGCGACACGGTCGAAAAGACTAACTCCGCCAACGCGCTCGTGTACACGACCGAGAAGAACCTCAAGGACTACGGCGACAAGATCTCTCCTGAGAAGCGGGCGAAGATCGACGCCGCGCTCGAGCGGCTGAAACTGGTGTCGGCCGCGGGCAGCGAAAAGGTGAGCGAGATCGAGTCCGCCATGGCGCAGTTGAACGACGCCTGGGCGGCCGCCGGCGAGGACCTTCAGAAGGCCAGCCAGGAAGCCGCCGCGAATGGCGCCCCGGCCAGTGACGCCGGCGCCGCCGGTGAGGAGGTGAAAGACGTCGACTACGAGGTGGTGGACGACGAGGAGGAGAAGAAGTAATCGCGAGGGTAACGAAACCCCGTTTCCCAACCGGTAGAGACACGAAACATCGTGTCTCCAAAAAGGCCGTGCATGCCGTTAATGACCAAAACCCCCGACGCCGCGTGGTGTCGGGGGTTTTGATTTCCAGACAACCCGAGATTTCGCGGCGCGCCAAACCCTACAACAAACCCAGCTGATAGGCCCGGGCGATGGCGCCAGGAGCCGAGTTCACGCTGAGCTTCTCGAAGATATTGCGGACGTGGTTATTGACGGTATCCGGGCTGATGTTCAGTAGCGCCGCGACCCGCTTCTGGGTCGCCCCGGTCGCGAGGTGAGCCAGCACCTGGGACTCGCGGGGGGTCAGGTGGATCACCGGATCGCCCTTGAAATGGTCGAGGATACGCGTGGCGATGGGCGCCGCGACGTGAAAAGCCCCCTGCGCCACCTGCCGGGTCAACGAAAGGATCTGGTCGATGGGCATATTTTTGACGATATACCCGACGGCGCCGGCGCGGATCGCGCTGAAGATACGGTCCGGCTCCTCGTACGCCGTCAGCATCAACACCTTGATCCCCGGAAACTGAGCCGTCAGCACCCGGGTGGCGGAAATCCCATCGATGCCCGGGAGCCCGATATCCATCAGCACCATGTCCGGCGGCACAAACTCGGGCTGCAGGGCGATATAGGTTTGCATGTCCTCGACGGTCTCGAACGCATGCGAGACGTGCAGGTCGATCTCCGCGTCGAGCACATCGACCAGTTCGATTCGGTACGTGGTTACATCTTCGACCACCCAGAGAGTGATGAACGTCGGCGCGGTATCGGGTGCTGACATGACGGCGATTTGAGCTGTGTTACGATTGTAGACAGATGAACATAACCGAATCTCACCCGAAAATCTATGGCACGTTCACGTCAGATGGAGCGTGATTCGGATCGTCGCGCCCTGCCCTTCGCTCGATTCGATCTCCAGATTGGCGCCGACGGCTCGCGCCCGGCGCGGGAGGGTGTGCAGGAGCTTGCCCGTGGCGCCGCGCCCGGCGGGGAAGCCGTTGCCGTTGTCGATCACTTCGATGCGGAGGGCGTCTTTTGACGCGACGATGCGGAGGCGGATGGTTGAGGCGCCGCTATGGCGGACGGCGTTGCGCAGCGCCTCCTTTGTCATCATATAGACATGCCGGCGGGGCTC
This genomic stretch from Rhodothermales bacterium harbors:
- the dnaK gene encoding molecular chaperone DnaK; this encodes MGKTIGIDLGTTNSVVAVMEGGEPVVITNAEGARTTPSVVAFKTDGERLVGAPAKRQAITNPKNTLFSIKRFMGRMFGEVTEEMKTVPYQVVQGEGGTARVDVNGRVYTPQEISAMVLQKLKQTAEDYLGESVTEAVITVPAYFNDAQRKATKEAGEIAGLNVRRIINEPTAAALAYGLDKKDTERVIAVYDLGGGTYDISILELGDGVFEVKSTNGDTHLGGDDFDQRLIDYIADEFKKTEGVDLRKDPMALQRLKEASEKAKIELSSGAQTTINLPFITATQDGPKHLNMELPRAKFEQLVDDLVDRTIPPMEKALRDAGLSKSEIHEVILVGGSTRIPLVQQTVEKFFGKKPNRSVNPDEVVALGAAVQGGVLSGDVSDVLLLDVTPLNLGIETLGGVMTVLIPANTTIPTRKSEVFSTASDSQPSVEIHVLQGDREIAEGNRTIGRFHLDGIPPAPRGIPQIQVSFDIDADGILSVGAKDQSTGKEQTIRIEASSGLSKDDIEKMRTDARSHANEDKKRRDTVEKTNSANALVYTTEKNLKDYGDKISPEKRAKIDAALERLKLVSAAGSEKVSEIESAMAQLNDAWAAAGEDLQKASQEAAANGAPASDAGAAGEEVKDVDYEVVDDEEEKK
- a CDS encoding response regulator transcription factor; the protein is MSAPDTAPTFITLWVVEDVTTYRIELVDVLDAEIDLHVSHAFETVEDMQTYIALQPEFVPPDMVLMDIGLPGIDGISATRVLTAQFPGIKVLMLTAYEEPDRIFSAIRAGAVGYIVKNMPIDQILSLTRQVAQGAFHVAAPIATRILDHFKGDPVIHLTPRESQVLAHLATGATQKRVAALLNISPDTVNNHVRNIFEKLSVNSAPGAIARAYQLGLL